One stretch of Amycolatopsis tolypomycina DNA includes these proteins:
- a CDS encoding MarR family winged helix-turn-helix transcriptional regulator: MSGTRWLSDDEQRVWREFNAATRMLSAHLEGQLQHDSGMPHTYYEVLVALSEAPGRRLRMSELADARQASRSRLSHAVARLEANGWVRREACPTDKRGAWAVLTDAGFAALEAAAPGHVEAVRESLFDPLTPEQVTALGEISAAIRRQLTPKCAAAAAAEAAKEHEGQLTKSG; encoded by the coding sequence ATGTCCGGAACCCGATGGCTCAGCGATGACGAACAGCGCGTCTGGCGTGAGTTCAACGCGGCCACCCGCATGCTCAGCGCGCACCTCGAAGGGCAGCTGCAGCACGACTCGGGCATGCCGCACACCTACTACGAGGTCCTCGTCGCCCTCTCGGAAGCACCCGGCCGCCGGCTGCGGATGAGCGAGCTCGCCGACGCCCGCCAGGCGTCGCGCAGCCGCCTTTCGCACGCCGTCGCGCGGCTGGAGGCCAACGGGTGGGTGCGGCGCGAGGCGTGCCCCACCGACAAGCGCGGCGCCTGGGCGGTGCTGACCGACGCCGGCTTCGCCGCGCTCGAAGCGGCCGCGCCCGGCCACGTCGAGGCCGTCCGCGAAAGCCTGTTCGACCCGCTGACGCCGGAGCAGGTGACGGCGCTCGGCGAGATCAGCGCCGCCATCCGCCGTCAGTTGACGCCGAAGTGCGCCGCCGCCGCGGCTGCCGAAGCGGCGAAGGAGCACGAGGGCCAGCTCACGAAATCGGGCTGA
- the pgsA gene encoding phosphatidylinositol phosphate synthase, with translation MLNIFARASVSRVTDPIGQALVRAGLTPNVMTVFGTAGAVVCALVFFPNDHLLWGTFTVWGFAMLDILDGAMARARGYGTPFGAVLDATCDRLVDGALFAAIAWWCFVVDDNHPAAAAALLCLVLAQVISYVKARADASGLPVDGGLVERAERLIIALVGTGLHGFGIPYTVDVTLWLLAAGSVVTLLQRFAAVAKAAREAAAGEQRA, from the coding sequence ATGCTCAATATCTTCGCGCGTGCCTCCGTCTCCCGCGTCACCGATCCGATCGGCCAGGCGCTGGTCCGCGCCGGGCTGACCCCGAACGTGATGACCGTGTTCGGCACCGCCGGCGCGGTCGTCTGCGCACTGGTCTTCTTCCCGAACGACCACCTGCTGTGGGGCACCTTCACGGTGTGGGGCTTCGCGATGCTCGACATCCTCGACGGCGCCATGGCCCGCGCCCGCGGCTACGGCACCCCGTTCGGCGCGGTGCTCGACGCGACCTGCGACCGCCTGGTCGACGGCGCCCTGTTCGCCGCCATCGCCTGGTGGTGCTTCGTCGTCGACGACAACCACCCGGCCGCCGCCGCGGCCCTGCTGTGCCTGGTGCTCGCCCAGGTCATCTCCTACGTCAAGGCCCGGGCCGACGCCTCGGGCCTGCCGGTCGACGGCGGGCTCGTCGAACGCGCCGAGCGGCTGATCATCGCGCTGGTCGGCACCGGCCTGCACGGCTTCGGAATTCCGTACACCGTGGACGTGACGCTCTGGCTGCTTGCCGCCGGATCGGTCGTCACGCTGCTGCAGCGCTTCGCCGCCGTGGCGAAGGCGGCCCGCGAGGCCGCCGCGGGGGAGCAACGGGCATGA
- a CDS encoding phosphatidylinositol mannoside acyltransferase translates to MSALSERLSAFGYAAGWKLAGWLPAGFGGTVFSLGADLAVRRDGGGVRQLRANLARVVPQADPVELDELTRRAMRSYARYWHEMFRLPSMDHKEVSAKVAASITGVENLDAALAEGNGAVMALPHSGNWDAAGVWLADYLGGFTTVAERLKPESLYRRFVEYRESLGFEIVPLTGDSSAMRVLLKRLRENKAVCLVGDRDLTTSGIPVKFFGEQARFPGGPARLAATTGAALIPAGCWFTEDGWQIRLHPRIRVTARAEVPAATQALADIFAGDIAAHPADWHMVQKFWPADLEAAEQASLEEAS, encoded by the coding sequence ATGAGTGCGCTGTCAGAGCGGTTGAGCGCCTTCGGCTACGCGGCCGGGTGGAAGCTCGCCGGCTGGCTGCCCGCCGGGTTCGGCGGCACGGTCTTCTCGCTCGGTGCGGACCTCGCCGTCCGCCGCGACGGCGGCGGCGTGCGGCAGCTGCGCGCGAACCTCGCCCGCGTGGTGCCGCAGGCCGACCCGGTCGAGCTCGACGAGCTGACGCGGCGGGCGATGCGCTCGTACGCCCGGTACTGGCACGAGATGTTCCGGCTGCCGTCGATGGACCACAAGGAGGTCAGCGCCAAGGTCGCGGCCTCGATCACCGGCGTGGAGAACCTCGACGCCGCGCTCGCCGAGGGCAACGGCGCGGTGATGGCGCTGCCGCACAGCGGCAACTGGGACGCCGCCGGCGTCTGGCTGGCCGACTACCTCGGCGGCTTCACGACCGTGGCGGAACGGCTGAAGCCCGAGTCGCTCTACCGCCGGTTCGTCGAGTACCGGGAGTCGCTCGGCTTCGAGATCGTGCCGCTGACCGGCGACAGCTCGGCGATGCGCGTGCTGCTGAAGCGCCTGCGCGAGAACAAGGCCGTCTGCCTGGTCGGCGACCGCGACCTGACCACCAGCGGCATCCCGGTGAAGTTCTTCGGCGAGCAGGCCCGCTTTCCCGGCGGCCCGGCGCGGCTGGCCGCCACGACCGGCGCCGCGCTCATCCCGGCCGGCTGCTGGTTCACCGAGGACGGCTGGCAGATCCGGCTGCACCCGCGCATCCGCGTCACCGCGCGCGCCGAGGTCCCGGCCGCGACCCAGGCACTGGCGGACATCTTCGCCGGCGACATCGCCGCGCACCCGGCCGACTGGCACATGGTGCAGAAGTTCTGGCCCGCCGACCTCGAGGCCGCCGAGCAGGCAAGCCTCGAAGAAGCGAGCTGA
- a CDS encoding glycosyltransferase family 4 protein → MRVGIVCPYSFDVPGGVQGHVIDLTKALLARGHQVSVLAPADEDAELPEFVHPAGKALGIPYNGSVARLQFGPVSYARVRRWIREGDFDVLHLHEPAAPSLSLLALLIADGPIVATFHTATTRSRTLSAFQPVLRPLLEKITARIAVSALARRVQVEHAGGDAVEIPNGVDVEFFSSAPPLPGYPRAGGTVGFVGRFGEPRKGMGVLLEALRMILPEFEDLRLVVVGRGDEDQLRRDAGPELAPHLELLGQVDDEVKAQALRSVDVYCAPNTGGESFGMILTEAMAAGTPVLASGLDSFRRVLDDGRAGLLVETGDPAALADGLRELLGDPAQRASLAAAAGERVTMYDWSVVATQVLRVYETAVAADPRRVAAPERELAR, encoded by the coding sequence ATGCGGGTCGGGATCGTGTGCCCCTACTCGTTCGACGTGCCCGGCGGGGTCCAGGGGCACGTCATCGACCTGACGAAGGCGCTGCTCGCGCGCGGGCACCAGGTGTCCGTGCTGGCGCCCGCGGACGAGGACGCGGAGCTGCCCGAGTTCGTGCACCCGGCGGGCAAGGCGCTCGGCATCCCGTACAACGGCTCGGTCGCGCGGCTGCAGTTCGGCCCGGTGTCCTACGCGCGGGTGCGGCGCTGGATCCGCGAAGGCGACTTCGACGTCCTGCACCTGCACGAACCGGCGGCGCCCAGCCTGTCGCTGCTGGCGCTGCTCATCGCGGACGGCCCGATCGTGGCGACGTTCCACACCGCGACCACGCGCTCGCGGACGCTGTCGGCGTTCCAGCCGGTGCTGCGGCCGCTGCTGGAGAAGATCACCGCGCGGATCGCGGTGTCGGCGCTGGCCCGCCGCGTCCAGGTCGAGCACGCGGGTGGTGACGCCGTGGAAATCCCGAACGGCGTCGACGTCGAGTTCTTCTCCTCGGCGCCGCCGCTGCCCGGCTACCCGCGGGCCGGGGGCACGGTCGGGTTCGTCGGCCGGTTCGGCGAGCCGCGCAAGGGCATGGGCGTGCTGCTGGAAGCGCTGCGGATGATCCTCCCGGAGTTCGAGGACCTGCGGCTCGTCGTGGTCGGCCGCGGCGACGAAGACCAGCTTCGCCGCGACGCCGGGCCGGAGCTGGCTCCGCACCTGGAGCTGCTCGGCCAGGTCGACGACGAGGTGAAGGCCCAGGCGCTGCGCAGCGTCGACGTCTACTGCGCGCCCAACACCGGCGGCGAGAGCTTCGGGATGATCCTCACCGAGGCGATGGCGGCCGGCACCCCGGTGCTGGCCAGCGGGCTCGACTCGTTCCGGCGGGTGCTCGACGACGGCCGCGCCGGCCTGCTCGTCGAGACCGGCGACCCGGCCGCGCTCGCGGACGGGCTGCGCGAGCTGCTCGGCGACCCGGCACAGCGGGCATCGCTGGCCGCGGCGGCGGGGGAGCGCGTCACGATGTACGACTGGTCGGTGGTGGCCACGCAGGTGCTGCGCGTCTACGAGACGGCCGTGGCGGCGGACCCGCGGCGGGTCGCGGCGCCGGAGCGGGAGCTCGCCCGGTGA
- a CDS encoding NUDIX hydrolase, translating into MSVLSWLLPVLAAVVVLGGLFLVATANRLDRLHVRTDAGWAALDAALARRAVVARAVASVLGDPALRTSAERAEAAPRAEREAAENELTLELGRVDRACLPAELAEELTDAEHRVVIARRVHNDAVRDTLRLRRRRKVRYFRLAGTAPLPEYFEFAEPEV; encoded by the coding sequence GTGAGCGTGCTCTCCTGGCTGCTCCCGGTGCTGGCGGCGGTCGTCGTGCTGGGCGGGCTCTTCCTGGTGGCGACGGCGAACCGGCTCGACCGGCTGCACGTCCGCACGGACGCCGGCTGGGCCGCGCTGGACGCGGCGCTGGCCCGGCGGGCGGTCGTCGCGCGGGCGGTCGCCTCGGTGCTGGGCGACCCGGCCCTGCGGACGTCGGCGGAGCGTGCCGAGGCGGCGCCCCGGGCCGAGCGCGAAGCCGCGGAGAACGAACTGACACTGGAGCTGGGCCGCGTCGACCGGGCGTGCCTGCCGGCCGAACTGGCCGAGGAGCTGACCGACGCCGAGCACCGGGTGGTGATCGCCCGCCGCGTCCACAACGACGCCGTCCGCGACACGCTGCGGCTGCGGCGGCGGCGGAAGGTGCGGTACTTCCGCCTGGCGGGGACCGCGCCGTTGCCGGAGTACTTCGAATTCGCGGAGCCGGAGGTCTGA
- a CDS encoding XdhC family protein gives MSETCDVAHGTAPADPGVRTLVAVFASPVSRFLLKFAKDLGYHVALFEPDPARVTDVPEGIDADTALPRLDASADVVVTDHHRPELGAVLKAAIEGKPRWVGVLGNPRHPGPHVAALQGLGVPESDIARVHRPVGLNIGSRTPPEIALATLAGLIADRNDRPGGFDFT, from the coding sequence ATGAGCGAAACCTGCGACGTCGCCCACGGCACGGCTCCCGCCGACCCGGGCGTGCGGACCCTGGTGGCCGTCTTCGCGTCGCCGGTGTCCCGGTTCCTGCTGAAGTTCGCGAAGGACCTCGGCTACCACGTCGCGCTGTTCGAGCCCGATCCCGCGCGCGTCACCGACGTCCCCGAGGGCATCGACGCGGACACCGCGTTGCCGCGGCTCGACGCGTCGGCGGACGTCGTCGTCACCGACCACCACCGGCCCGAGCTGGGCGCGGTGCTGAAGGCCGCGATCGAAGGCAAGCCGCGGTGGGTGGGGGTGCTCGGCAACCCGCGTCATCCCGGCCCGCACGTGGCCGCCCTGCAGGGGCTGGGCGTGCCGGAGTCCGACATCGCCCGGGTGCACCGCCCGGTCGGGCTCAACATCGGTTCCCGCACCCCGCCGGAGATCGCCCTGGCCACCCTCGCGGGCCTCATCGCCGACCGCAACGACCGCCCCGGCGGCTTCGACTTCACGTAA
- a CDS encoding elongation factor G-like protein EF-G2 has translation MADKQAKHADTGAAVAVDDPAKVRNVVLVGPAGSGKTTLAEALLAVSGTVPRAGSVVDGTTVCDHDPAAVRQQRSVGLSVAPVLHQGHKINLIDTPGYADFVGELRAGLRAADAALFVVSAAEGVDASTVAVWEECAAVGMPRAVVVSRLDHHRADAMAEIAACQAAFGAGVLPLYLPAGDGLVGLITQRYFDYSGGHPPTVGEPAAADLERMAEARNELIEGIIAESEDESLMDRYLAGEEIAEATLIADLETAVARGSFHPVIPVCSTSGIGLAEVLDGIVRAFPSPLEHRPPDVTTPDGGEHAAITADPAGPLAAEVVRTAVDSYVGRVSLVRVFSGTLRPERPVHVSGHGLAERGHEDHDADERVAHLYSPLGSALREVPYCVAGDLCALTKVGSAETGDTVSSPDDPLLMEPWAMPEPLLPVAVVAKTRSDEDTLARNLSRLVAGDPTLRLDRNAETGQLVLWCMGEAHADVVLSRLRAGGADVDTEPVKISLRSTFSKPAKGHGRHVKQSGGHGQFAVCDIEVEPLPRGGGFQFVDKVVGGAVPHQFIPSVEKGVRAQLARGLADGHPVVDVKVTLVDGKAHSVDSSDAAFQTAGALALREAAANGHITMLEPLEEVAIRLPDEHLGTVLGDLSSRRGRVLGTEAGDGGRTVIRAEVPATELVRYLIDLRSMTSGTATFTRRHARFEPMPEGMAVH, from the coding sequence ATGGCAGACAAACAAGCCAAGCACGCCGACACCGGGGCCGCCGTCGCTGTGGACGACCCCGCCAAGGTCCGCAACGTCGTGCTCGTCGGACCGGCCGGGTCCGGGAAGACCACGCTCGCCGAAGCCCTGCTCGCCGTCTCCGGCACGGTGCCGCGGGCGGGCTCGGTGGTCGACGGCACGACGGTGTGCGACCACGACCCGGCGGCGGTCCGCCAGCAGCGCTCGGTCGGCCTCTCGGTGGCCCCGGTGCTGCACCAGGGCCACAAGATCAACCTGATCGACACGCCCGGGTACGCCGACTTCGTCGGGGAGCTGCGGGCCGGGCTGCGGGCGGCCGACGCGGCGCTGTTCGTCGTCTCCGCGGCCGAAGGCGTCGACGCCTCGACGGTCGCGGTGTGGGAGGAGTGCGCCGCGGTCGGGATGCCGCGCGCGGTCGTCGTCTCCCGGCTCGACCACCACCGGGCCGACGCGATGGCCGAGATCGCCGCCTGCCAGGCCGCGTTCGGCGCCGGCGTGCTGCCGCTGTACCTCCCCGCGGGCGACGGCCTGGTCGGGCTCATCACCCAGCGGTACTTCGACTACTCCGGCGGGCACCCGCCGACAGTCGGCGAGCCCGCCGCGGCCGACCTGGAACGGATGGCCGAGGCGCGCAACGAGCTGATCGAAGGGATCATCGCCGAGAGCGAGGACGAGTCCCTGATGGACCGCTACCTCGCCGGCGAGGAGATCGCCGAGGCGACCCTCATCGCCGACCTGGAGACCGCGGTCGCGCGCGGCTCCTTCCACCCGGTCATCCCGGTGTGCTCGACCAGCGGGATCGGGCTGGCCGAGGTGCTCGACGGCATCGTCCGCGCGTTCCCCTCCCCGCTGGAGCACCGGCCCCCCGACGTCACCACGCCGGACGGCGGCGAGCACGCCGCGATCACCGCCGACCCCGCGGGCCCCCTCGCCGCGGAGGTCGTCCGGACGGCGGTGGACTCCTACGTCGGCCGGGTGTCCCTCGTCCGGGTGTTCTCCGGGACGCTGCGGCCGGAGCGGCCGGTGCACGTGTCGGGCCACGGCCTCGCCGAGCGCGGCCACGAGGACCACGACGCCGACGAGCGCGTCGCCCACCTGTATTCGCCGCTCGGCTCGGCACTGCGGGAGGTGCCCTACTGCGTCGCGGGCGACCTCTGCGCGCTGACGAAGGTCGGCTCGGCGGAGACCGGCGACACCGTCTCCTCCCCCGACGACCCGCTGCTCATGGAGCCGTGGGCGATGCCGGAACCGCTGCTGCCGGTGGCGGTGGTCGCGAAGACCCGCAGCGACGAGGACACCCTCGCCCGCAACCTGTCCCGTCTCGTCGCGGGCGACCCGACGCTGCGGCTGGACCGCAACGCCGAGACCGGCCAGCTGGTGCTGTGGTGCATGGGCGAGGCCCACGCCGACGTCGTGCTCTCGCGGCTGCGCGCAGGCGGCGCCGACGTCGACACCGAACCGGTGAAGATCAGCCTGCGTTCGACGTTCAGCAAGCCGGCCAAGGGCCACGGGCGGCACGTGAAGCAGTCCGGCGGGCACGGCCAGTTCGCCGTCTGCGACATCGAGGTCGAGCCGCTGCCGCGCGGCGGCGGCTTCCAGTTCGTGGACAAGGTCGTCGGCGGCGCGGTGCCGCACCAGTTCATCCCGAGCGTGGAGAAGGGCGTGCGGGCCCAGCTGGCGCGCGGCCTCGCCGACGGCCACCCGGTGGTCGACGTCAAGGTGACCCTGGTGGACGGCAAGGCGCACAGCGTGGATTCGTCGGACGCGGCGTTCCAGACGGCGGGTGCGCTGGCGCTGCGGGAGGCCGCGGCGAACGGCCACATCACGATGCTCGAGCCCTTGGAGGAGGTGGCGATCCGCCTCCCGGACGAGCACCTCGGCACGGTCCTGGGCGACCTGTCGTCCCGCCGCGGCCGGGTGCTGGGCACCGAGGCGGGCGACGGCGGCCGGACCGTGATCCGCGCCGAGGTCCCGGCCACGGAGCTGGTGCGGTACCTGATCGACCTGCGTTCGATGACCTCGGGCACGGCGACGTTCACCCGCCGCCACGCGAGGTTCGAGCCGATGCCGGAAGGAATGGCAGTCCACTAG
- a CDS encoding FAD-binding oxidoreductase yields MDRRAFLRISGAVPVAGLAGWPPPDDWERLRKRLSGPLFRPGDPGYPEAKQGFFTMYDDRMPAAVVGAARVEDVQAAVGFAARHGLPVAARSGGHSYPGYSTVDGGIVVDLSRFSGIDVRPDGRAAIGAGARLGPIAATLAAAGRVLPAGSCDTVGIAGLALGGGVGLVDRKHGLTCDHLEAARIVTADGHVRTVSRTAEPDLFWALRGGGGGNFGIVTGFTFRTVPVADVVTFKLDFGPGTQAALLAGWQEWLPGMPDELWSGVYLDAGAAETSGTFLGTEARLKPLLDDLVRRVGTPPTGRETRLTDHLSAMRSFDDREARPGVVADRAAYVGTSRMLLRPVTDPAAVVEVLTRAPKVGTLIDSAGGAIARVGARETAFPHRSALASFQFLHGATTGDGGEAEARRALGAVRDGLGPEFGTTGYVNYLDPDMPDWARAYYGVNLPRLRAIARKYDPHGLFAFPQGLSGPRSTVQRGES; encoded by the coding sequence ATGGACAGGCGGGCTTTCCTGCGGATTTCCGGGGCGGTGCCGGTGGCGGGCCTGGCGGGGTGGCCCCCGCCGGACGACTGGGAGCGGCTGCGGAAGCGGCTCTCGGGGCCGCTGTTCCGGCCGGGCGACCCCGGCTACCCGGAGGCCAAGCAGGGGTTCTTCACGATGTACGACGACCGGATGCCGGCCGCGGTCGTCGGCGCGGCGCGCGTCGAGGACGTGCAGGCCGCGGTCGGGTTCGCCGCTCGGCACGGGCTGCCGGTCGCCGCGCGCAGCGGCGGGCACAGCTATCCCGGCTATTCCACTGTGGACGGCGGGATCGTCGTGGACCTGAGCCGGTTTTCGGGTATCGACGTGCGCCCGGACGGCCGCGCGGCGATCGGTGCGGGCGCCCGGCTGGGGCCGATCGCGGCCACGCTGGCCGCCGCCGGCCGGGTGCTGCCCGCGGGTTCCTGCGACACCGTCGGCATCGCCGGCCTCGCGCTCGGCGGCGGCGTCGGCCTGGTCGACCGGAAGCACGGGCTGACGTGCGACCACCTGGAAGCGGCGCGGATCGTCACCGCGGACGGCCACGTGCGCACGGTGTCGCGGACAGCCGAGCCGGACCTGTTCTGGGCGCTGCGCGGCGGGGGCGGCGGCAACTTCGGGATCGTCACCGGCTTCACCTTCCGGACTGTGCCGGTCGCCGACGTCGTCACGTTCAAGCTCGACTTCGGACCCGGCACCCAGGCCGCGCTGCTGGCCGGGTGGCAGGAGTGGCTGCCGGGGATGCCGGACGAGCTGTGGTCGGGGGTGTACCTCGACGCCGGGGCCGCCGAGACCAGCGGGACGTTCCTCGGCACCGAAGCCCGGCTGAAGCCGCTGCTCGACGACCTCGTCCGCCGCGTGGGCACCCCGCCGACGGGCCGGGAGACGCGGCTGACCGACCACCTGAGCGCGATGCGGTCGTTCGACGACCGCGAGGCCCGGCCCGGCGTCGTCGCCGACCGGGCGGCGTACGTCGGCACCTCGCGCATGCTGCTGCGGCCCGTCACCGACCCGGCCGCGGTCGTCGAGGTGCTGACCCGCGCCCCGAAGGTCGGCACGCTCATCGACTCCGCCGGCGGCGCGATCGCCCGTGTCGGTGCCCGCGAGACGGCCTTCCCGCACCGGTCCGCGCTGGCCAGCTTCCAGTTCCTGCACGGCGCCACCACCGGCGACGGCGGTGAAGCCGAGGCGCGGCGGGCGCTGGGCGCGGTGCGCGACGGGCTCGGGCCCGAATTCGGCACCACCGGGTACGTCAACTACCTCGACCCGGACATGCCGGACTGGGCGCGGGCGTACTACGGGGTGAATCTGCCGCGGCTGCGCGCGATCGCCCGGAAGTATGACCCGCACGGGCTTTTCGCCTTCCCGCAAGGGCTTTCCGGGCCCCGCTCGACTGTCCAAAGGGGAGAGTCCTAG
- a CDS encoding ArsR/SmtB family transcription factor — MLDLAFSTEDLAHTRFAFSPAWEIVASVRVLNSPGQHALHLPWIKRATAALDGAGLDIGLLRDLVPLRHLPGFLAGTPSTPLPDLADELADLRDVPARLVRRELDAMAGPRSPALARLHRDPEAGLERLATLMERYWQLVLAPDWPRIRALLEADVLYRSRLLAQGGAAELFNDLTPLVRWQGGTLTVAHRHLHAAVPLDGRGLVLVPSAFVWPRVFSKTDARWQPVLRYPPRGIATLWETGTATAPGALAAVVGRGRAMLLAELAAPASTAELARRSGLSAGAVSQHLGVLKAAGLVSGHRAGRHVLYARTALAESLVAGTGEVDC; from the coding sequence GTGCTCGACCTGGCATTCTCCACAGAGGACCTGGCGCACACCCGGTTCGCGTTCTCCCCGGCCTGGGAGATCGTCGCGAGCGTCCGCGTCCTGAACTCGCCGGGCCAGCACGCCCTGCACCTGCCGTGGATCAAGCGCGCCACCGCGGCGCTCGACGGCGCCGGCCTCGACATCGGGCTGCTGCGCGACCTCGTCCCGCTGCGGCACCTGCCCGGGTTCCTGGCCGGTACGCCGTCGACGCCGCTGCCCGACCTGGCCGACGAGCTCGCCGACCTGCGCGACGTGCCCGCCCGCCTGGTCCGCCGCGAACTGGACGCGATGGCCGGGCCGCGCTCGCCCGCGCTGGCCCGCCTCCACCGCGACCCCGAGGCGGGCCTCGAGCGGCTCGCGACGCTGATGGAGCGGTACTGGCAGCTCGTGCTGGCCCCGGACTGGCCCCGGATCCGCGCGCTGCTCGAGGCCGACGTGCTGTACCGGTCCCGGCTGCTGGCCCAGGGCGGGGCCGCCGAGCTGTTCAACGACCTCACGCCGCTGGTCCGCTGGCAGGGCGGCACGCTCACGGTGGCGCACCGGCACCTGCACGCCGCCGTCCCGCTCGACGGACGCGGTCTCGTGCTCGTGCCCTCGGCGTTCGTCTGGCCGCGCGTCTTCTCCAAGACCGACGCGCGCTGGCAGCCGGTGCTGCGCTACCCGCCGCGGGGGATCGCCACGCTGTGGGAGACCGGCACGGCCACCGCGCCCGGCGCGCTGGCCGCCGTGGTGGGCCGCGGCCGCGCGATGCTGCTGGCCGAGCTGGCCGCGCCGGCGTCCACCGCGGAACTGGCCCGGCGCAGCGGGCTGAGCGCCGGCGCGGTGTCGCAGCACCTCGGTGTCCTGAAGGCCGCGGGCCTGGTCAGCGGCCACCGTGCTGGACGTCACGTGCTCTACGCCCGCACCGCGCTCGCGGAATCCCTGGTCGCGGGCACCGGCGAAGTGGACTGCTGA
- the pdxS gene encoding pyridoxal 5'-phosphate synthase lyase subunit PdxS yields the protein MSEQQPTPTSGTVQSVTGTAKVKRGMAEMLKGGVIMDVVTAEQAKIAEDAGAVAVMALERVPADIRAQGGVARMSDPDLIDGIIEAVSIPVMAKARIGHFVEAQVLQSLGVDYVDESEVLTPADYANHIDKWAFTVPFVCGATNLGEALRRITEGAAMIRSKGEAGTGDVSNATTHMRKIRQEIRRLQNLPEDELFVAAKELQAPYELVREVAEAGKLPVVLFTAGGIATPADAAMMMQLGAEGVFVGSGIFKSGNPAQRAEAIVKATTFYDDPDVLAKVSRGLGEAMVGINVEELPEPHRLAERGW from the coding sequence GTGTCCGAGCAACAGCCCACCCCCACCAGCGGCACCGTCCAGTCCGTCACCGGCACCGCGAAGGTGAAGCGCGGCATGGCCGAGATGCTCAAGGGCGGCGTCATCATGGACGTGGTCACCGCCGAGCAGGCCAAGATCGCCGAAGACGCCGGCGCGGTCGCGGTGATGGCGCTCGAGCGCGTGCCGGCCGACATCCGCGCCCAGGGCGGCGTCGCCCGGATGAGCGACCCCGACCTGATCGACGGCATCATCGAGGCCGTCTCGATCCCGGTGATGGCCAAGGCCCGCATCGGCCACTTCGTCGAGGCGCAGGTCCTGCAGTCCCTCGGCGTGGACTACGTCGACGAGTCCGAGGTCCTCACCCCGGCCGACTACGCCAACCACATCGACAAGTGGGCCTTCACGGTGCCCTTCGTGTGCGGCGCGACCAACCTCGGCGAGGCCCTCCGCCGGATCACCGAGGGCGCGGCGATGATCCGCTCCAAGGGCGAGGCCGGCACCGGCGACGTCTCCAACGCCACCACCCACATGCGCAAGATCCGCCAGGAGATCCGCCGGCTGCAGAACCTGCCCGAGGACGAGCTGTTCGTCGCGGCGAAGGAGCTGCAGGCGCCGTACGAACTGGTTCGCGAAGTGGCCGAGGCCGGGAAGCTGCCGGTCGTGCTGTTCACCGCCGGCGGCATCGCGACCCCGGCCGACGCGGCGATGATGATGCAGCTCGGCGCCGAGGGCGTGTTCGTCGGCTCGGGCATCTTCAAGTCCGGCAACCCGGCCCAGCGCGCCGAGGCGATCGTCAAGGCGACGACGTTCTACGACGACCCGGACGTGCTGGCCAAGGTGTCCCGCGGCCTGGGCGAGGCGATGGTCGGCATCAACGTCGAGGAGCTGCCGGAGCCCCACCGCCTCGCCGAGCGCGGCTGGTAA
- a CDS encoding DUF4190 domain-containing protein: MTEQYPPNPPQWMPGVQAPPVPTGRNGFAIASLILGFLGVCGLSLVLGLILGIVALVQIGRTGQAGRGMAIAGIVLSLLWAGGLTIGVIYIAGKAETIGTTPTIVGLKVGECYNTPEGYGLDATKADCAKPHDGEAFDTVPLKGYLKGEYPGEDYLEDQAKTGCELRRTAKFGPGHTPPVEAELGVFYPDSKAWLAGKFNAVCTLQVSSSRQFTAPLGR; the protein is encoded by the coding sequence ATGACCGAGCAGTACCCGCCGAACCCGCCGCAGTGGATGCCCGGGGTGCAGGCTCCGCCGGTCCCGACGGGCCGGAACGGGTTCGCGATCGCGTCGCTGATCCTCGGCTTCCTCGGCGTCTGCGGGCTCTCCCTGGTCCTCGGCCTGATCCTGGGGATCGTCGCGCTGGTCCAGATCGGCCGGACCGGCCAGGCCGGGCGCGGCATGGCCATCGCCGGCATCGTGCTGAGCCTGCTGTGGGCGGGCGGCCTGACCATCGGCGTCATCTACATCGCCGGCAAGGCCGAAACGATCGGCACGACTCCCACGATCGTGGGACTCAAGGTCGGCGAGTGCTACAACACGCCGGAAGGCTACGGCCTGGACGCGACGAAGGCCGACTGCGCGAAGCCGCACGACGGCGAGGCGTTCGACACCGTGCCGCTGAAGGGCTATCTCAAGGGCGAGTACCCCGGCGAGGACTACCTCGAGGACCAGGCGAAGACCGGCTGCGAGTTGCGTCGCACCGCGAAGTTCGGGCCCGGCCACACGCCGCCGGTCGAGGCCGAACTCGGGGTGTTCTACCCGGACTCGAAGGCCTGGCTGGCCGGGAAGTTCAACGCCGTCTGCACGCTGCAGGTGTCGTCGAGCCGGCAGTTCACCGCGCCGCTGGGCCGCTGA